The following proteins are co-located in the Aquarana catesbeiana isolate 2022-GZ linkage group LG02, ASM4218655v1, whole genome shotgun sequence genome:
- the LOC141128401 gene encoding uncharacterized protein: METQRKNMAETDINSPKLERKERGKFSSLNKQEAILVLETYVKRSLSNRETKRTVEKRERRHDRLQRSVTDLTKFKQRVKENNIPVVTKAELQETVKKDAGNTNKPSESQETAQNNQPASMANVKPAKKSWFRNLMSQLFSKKENPSEQTASVVSSVTPETDGHLTHTSRKASFKKNSIRRALSFKKNVSEEEPKLKRPDYLPLKRINKLSSTKRREKHGDCYYKRMSAEIELLVNDTESTRKPSLGEELNDGETKGIDDVIKQIVSILQKEGDAYDRKIKEDPTLTNFFRNISYNSFKQLADVYVDKKMKKSGSAETTEDVKFAFSIHFTKQVSGIAAHPVNRIMGFGNQYLQDTFTWLSQSRDNLNNAVDTEGCLSPD; this comes from the exons GGCTATACTGGTACTGGAAACGTATGTAAAAAGGAGTTTAAGCAATCGAGAAACAAAGAGGACTGTGGAAAAGAGAGAAAGGAGACATGATAGACTGCAGCGATCAGTCACTGACCTCACTAAGTTTAAACAACGAGTAAAAGAGAATAATATACCTGTAGTTACCAAAGCAGAATTACAGGAAACAGTGAAGAAAGATGCGGGTAATACCAACAAGCCATCAGAATCTCAAGAGACGGCCCAGAACAATCAGCCTgccagcatggccaacgttaaacCTGCCAAAAAGTCATGGTTTAGGAACCTAATGAGTCAACTCTTTAGTAAAAAGGAAAATCCTTCTGAACAAACGGCCTCAGTGGTTAGTTCTGTCACCCCTGAGACTGATGGACATTTAACACACACTTCAAGAaaagccagctttaaaaaaaatagcattcgAAGGGCGCTTTCTTTTAAGAAGAATGTTTCAGAAGAAGAACCAAAGTTGAAACGACCAGACTACCTTCCACTGAAACGCATCAATAAGCTATCATCAACTAAACGAC GAGAAAAGCATGGAGACTGTTATTACAAACGAATGTCTGCAGAGATCGAACTGCTTGTGAATGATACGGAGAGTACAAGAAAGCCAAGCCTGGGTGAAGAGTTAAATGATGGAGAAACTAAGGGAATCG ATGATGTGATAAAGCAGATTGTTTCCATACTTCAAAAAGAAGGAGATGCCTATGACAGAAAG ATAAAAGAAGATCCCACCCTCACCAACTTCTTTCGGAACATCTCTTACAATTCCTTCAAGCAACTTGCAGATGTCTATGTTGATAAAAAGATGAAGAAAAGCGGCTCAGCAGAAACAACCGAGGACGTGAAATTTGCATTCTCCATTCACTTTACAAAACAAGTTTCTGGAATTGCTGCCCATCCTGTAAACAGAATAATGGGTTTTGGAAACCAGTATCTACAAGACACCTTTACGTGGTTATCACAAAGTAGAGACAATTTG AATAACGCTGTTGACACAGAAGGATGCCTCAGTCCAGACTGA